CGAAGAGAAGGAGCATAGCCCGCGCACAGTCGAGGGATATCGCTACCATGTGGATCACTATCTGACCCGCTTCAAAAACCGAGCCGTGGCAGATATTTCGCGCCAGGAAGTCCGTGAGCTTTTCGGCAAGCTGAAGAAGAAGCATGGCGAGACGACAGGCGCGAGTGTGATGAGAACGCTCCGTGCTGTCATCAACACAGCCATGCGCATCGACGAGACGATTGAAGCCAACCCGGTGGCTGCGTTGCGCGTGCCTGCAACGAAGAGGAGGAAGGTGGACGCGCTTGATATCACCGAATGGTGGGAGCTCGTTCAGAAGCTCAAGCCTGCTCGCAGGGACCTTCACATCGCGATGTTGCTGACGGGCGCTCGCCGGTCGTCAATCTTGCAGGTAAAGCGCAAGGACGTGGATTTGGAGAACCGAATTCTGACTTTCCGCCACATGAAGACGGGCGGCCAGTTGCTCTTCCCTATGGGCGAAGGTCTGACCGACCTGTTGGCAAACCGGATGGCAGATGATGAGCCGATTGGGAGCGAGTGGCTTTGGCCTGCTCCGCTAAGCCGCAGCGGGCATATCATGGAACCGAGAGAGGATGGCCTGCCTAGCCCACACGAGTATCGGCATCACGCTCGAACGCTCTTCATTCAGGCCGGTGCACCGTATGCAGAGAGCGCCCTTCTGCTTGGCCAGAAGCTGCCTGGTGCATCCGGTGGCTATGTCCACGCCGAACACCTCGTCGAGCATCTGCGCGTCCACGCACAGGCCTTGGAGAAGCATGTCTATGAGAAGTTTCCGATGGACCTCCATGGAGCGATGCTCGGCATGGAGATTATCAGGCCTAGGGAAGTCGAAAAAT
This DNA window, taken from Qipengyuania seohaensis, encodes the following:
- a CDS encoding tyrosine-type recombinase/integrase, coding for MAVTNLTEARIRDLPLGSGIHRDAQVKGLMVLCHKTTKSYAVQGDVRKNGRHVRTVRMKIDRCDRIGLREARNKARALMSQIQSGIDPSAGPDETGITLAKALEAHLEEKEHSPRTVEGYRYHVDHYLTRFKNRAVADISRQEVRELFGKLKKKHGETTGASVMRTLRAVINTAMRIDETIEANPVAALRVPATKRRKVDALDITEWWELVQKLKPARRDLHIAMLLTGARRSSILQVKRKDVDLENRILTFRHMKTGGQLLFPMGEGLTDLLANRMADDEPIGSEWLWPAPLSRSGHIMEPREDGLPSPHEYRHHARTLFIQAGAPYAESALLLGQKLPGASGGYVHAEHLVEHLRVHAQALEKHVYEKFPMDLHGAMLGMEIIRPREVEKS